In one window of bacterium DNA:
- a CDS encoding bifunctional nuclease family protein, with protein MAKSRVDILGLSTSTSSGGAYALILREVDGARRLPIIIGAFEAQAIALEIEGIKPPRPMTHDLFKNVVDTLGYTITEVTITELKEGTFYARLSIDTAVGDEVDSRPSDAIALAVRYNIPIFVSEEVLAEAGFTPEGEDISDSMDADSYMEPREKKLTELKEKLDEAISKEDYEDAARLRDEILRLESGD; from the coding sequence ATGGCGAAATCCCGTGTCGACATACTAGGTCTCTCCACCTCCACCTCCTCCGGCGGGGCGTATGCTCTGATCCTTCGCGAGGTGGATGGAGCACGGCGGCTGCCGATCATCATCGGGGCATTCGAGGCGCAGGCCATTGCCCTGGAGATTGAAGGCATCAAGCCACCGCGACCCATGACGCACGATCTCTTCAAGAACGTGGTCGACACCCTGGGCTATACCATCACCGAAGTCACGATTACCGAACTGAAAGAAGGCACGTTCTATGCACGCCTGAGCATAGACACCGCGGTGGGAGATGAGGTAGATTCTCGTCCCTCCGACGCAATTGCCCTTGCCGTTCGCTACAACATCCCGATTTTTGTCAGTGAAGAAGTGCTCGCCGAAGCCGGATTCACCCCCGAGGGTGAGGACATCAGCGACAGCATGGACGCAGACTCCTACATGGAACCGCGGGAAAAGAAGCTCACTGAGCTGAAAGAAAAGCTGGACGAGGCGATATCGAAGGAGGATTACGAAGATGCCGCTCGCCTGCGGGATGAGATCCTCCGATTGGAATCAGGAGACTGA
- a CDS encoding electron transfer flavoprotein subunit beta/FixA family protein, translating into MNIFVCVSHVPDTTTKVQVGGDGKTIDPSGVTYILNPYDEYAVEAGLQLKEARGEGEVTIVCVGPDAVKETIRKGLAMGADKGLHIVSEPRDGFGTARAIADALKDKAPDVVFCGRQSIDYDGWQMSGLLGEMLEIPSVSVAAKLEIADDGSFAAERDIEGGSETITSKLPAVISAQKGLNDPRYPKLQGIMQAKRKPIEDVEPAPYENRVEVIEMSKPPIKEAGKIVGEGPDAVKELVRLLHEEAKVI; encoded by the coding sequence ATGAATATTTTTGTGTGCGTCAGCCATGTGCCTGACACGACCACGAAAGTGCAGGTAGGGGGTGACGGGAAGACGATTGATCCGTCAGGTGTTACGTACATTCTGAACCCTTATGACGAATACGCCGTCGAGGCCGGACTGCAGCTGAAAGAGGCGCGCGGTGAAGGGGAAGTGACGATTGTGTGCGTGGGACCGGATGCGGTCAAGGAAACGATCCGCAAGGGACTGGCGATGGGCGCCGACAAGGGCCTCCATATCGTCTCCGAGCCCCGCGACGGTTTCGGCACCGCCCGTGCGATCGCGGATGCGCTGAAGGACAAAGCGCCGGATGTGGTGTTCTGCGGACGGCAGTCCATCGACTACGACGGCTGGCAGATGAGCGGTCTGCTCGGTGAAATGCTGGAAATCCCTTCCGTCTCCGTCGCCGCAAAGCTGGAAATCGCCGATGATGGCAGTTTCGCCGCCGAACGCGACATCGAGGGTGGTTCAGAAACGATCACCAGCAAGCTCCCTGCCGTGATTTCGGCGCAGAAGGGACTCAACGACCCCCGCTATCCGAAGCTCCAGGGTATCATGCAGGCCAAGCGCAAGCCCATCGAAGACGTCGAACCCGCACCCTACGAAAATCGCGTCGAAGTCATCGAAATGAGCAAGCCGCCCATCAAGGAAGCCGGCAAAATCGTTGGCGAAGGCCCCGACGCAGTGAAAGAGCTTGTGCGTTTGCTGCATGAGGAAGCAAAAGTCATTTAA
- a CDS encoding UpxY family transcription antiterminator translates to MPVTKRKWRVLYVRPRWEKKVEMQLSEKDIENFLPLREEIRIWSDRKKKVIVPLFPGYIFVHVNERERMAAFDVAGALKYVHFSGELAEVRPEIIESVRLAVSSADELTVTSERLAAGTAVRVKHGPLMGMRGSMVEYRGEKRVAVSIESIQQTLIAEVALGEIETLADR, encoded by the coding sequence ATGCCTGTCACTAAGCGGAAATGGCGTGTCCTCTACGTCCGCCCTCGCTGGGAAAAAAAAGTCGAAATGCAGCTCTCCGAAAAGGACATAGAGAATTTCCTCCCCCTCCGCGAAGAAATCCGCATCTGGTCAGACCGGAAGAAGAAAGTCATCGTCCCGCTCTTCCCTGGCTACATCTTCGTCCATGTCAACGAGCGCGAACGCATGGCCGCTTTTGACGTTGCGGGAGCGCTCAAATACGTGCATTTTTCGGGAGAGCTGGCGGAAGTTCGTCCGGAAATAATAGAAAGTGTTCGCCTCGCGGTCAGCAGTGCGGATGAGCTGACTGTGACTTCTGAACGGCTTGCCGCAGGTACAGCAGTGAGGGTCAAGCACGGACCCCTCATGGGAATGCGTGGAAGCATGGTCGAATACCGGGGCGAGAAGCGCGTTGCGGTGTCAATCGAATCGATACAGCAGACGCTGATCGCTGAGGTTGCACTTGGAGAAATTGAAACTCTGGCAGATAGATAG
- a CDS encoding GDP-mannose 4,6-dehydratase, with protein MKKALITGITGQDGSYLAELLLAKGYEVHGIVRRVAIEAPTQRLGRIQHLIDDIHLHPASLESYPSLFKVVRDVQPNECYHLAAQSFVSYSFEDEFSTFNTNINGTHYLLSSIKENAPDCRFYFAGSSEMFGKVRETPQNEDTPFHPRSAYGITKVAGFDLTRNYREAYGIKAASGILYNHESPRRGFEFVTRKITSTVARIKQGKAKELRLGNLDAKRDWGYAKEYVEAMWLILQQDEPKDYVIATGKTHSVREFVKVAFDHVGLNWEDHVVVDPAFYRPAEVELLLGDPSRAKAELGWEHNTLFKQLVELMVDSDIDAIEAF; from the coding sequence ATGAAGAAAGCACTTATCACAGGTATCACTGGACAGGACGGCAGCTATCTCGCGGAATTACTCCTTGCGAAGGGCTACGAAGTACATGGCATTGTGCGCCGCGTAGCTATAGAAGCACCGACGCAGCGATTGGGACGCATACAGCATTTGATTGACGATATTCATCTGCACCCCGCATCCCTTGAAAGCTACCCGAGCCTGTTCAAGGTAGTGCGTGACGTGCAGCCTAATGAGTGCTATCACCTTGCGGCACAGAGTTTCGTGAGCTACTCATTCGAGGACGAATTCTCCACCTTCAACACGAATATCAACGGTACGCATTATCTGCTCTCCTCTATCAAGGAAAACGCACCAGATTGCCGTTTCTACTTCGCAGGTTCCAGCGAGATGTTCGGGAAGGTGCGTGAGACCCCGCAGAATGAAGATACGCCCTTCCATCCCCGCAGTGCTTACGGCATCACAAAAGTTGCAGGATTCGATCTGACCAGAAACTATCGCGAGGCATACGGAATCAAAGCGGCGAGCGGTATTCTTTACAATCATGAATCACCGCGTCGTGGCTTCGAATTCGTAACCAGGAAAATTACATCAACCGTCGCCCGCATCAAGCAAGGAAAGGCGAAGGAGTTACGGCTCGGAAACCTGGATGCAAAACGGGACTGGGGCTACGCGAAAGAATACGTTGAGGCGATGTGGCTGATTCTGCAGCAGGATGAGCCGAAGGATTATGTCATCGCAACCGGAAAAACACACAGCGTACGTGAATTTGTGAAGGTGGCCTTTGATCATGTTGGATTGAACTGGGAAGATCATGTTGTGGTAGATCCTGCGTTTTATCGCCCAGCTGAAGTTGAATTGCTTCTCGGTGATCCCTCGCGTGCAAAAGCCGAACTGGGATGGGAGCACAATACACTTTTCAAACAGCTGGTTGAGTTGATGGTGGATTCGGATATAGATGCGATAGAGGCTTTCTAA
- a CDS encoding electron transfer flavoprotein subunit alpha/FixB family protein: protein MSILVITETRDGQVKKAGYEAIRAAAKVAGEMGTEVTAVLFGADDAAAKGMGGYGAAKTVHVTDDRLALYANSAYAKTIRQIAEKEGADVVMMPATALGKDLAPRLAVQMDGAIAPDVTDLVVESGDIHAVRPVYAGKALIKIKINSVKKIFTLRPNVFSAGTASGDEAAVEAFAPELTDDDFATKSTGTSIASGKLDVTEAVNIVSGGRGLQGAENWNLVEDLASVLGAATGASRAVVDAGWRPHAEQVGQTGKTVSPNLYVALGISGAIQHLAGMSSSKCIVAVNKDKDAPIFQVADYGIVGDVFDVVPALTEELKTFLA, encoded by the coding sequence ATGAGTATACTCGTAATTACGGAAACCCGCGACGGACAGGTCAAGAAGGCCGGGTACGAAGCGATTCGGGCGGCTGCGAAGGTCGCCGGTGAGATGGGGACGGAGGTGACGGCTGTGCTGTTCGGTGCCGATGATGCGGCAGCGAAGGGTATGGGCGGCTATGGTGCCGCGAAAACCGTGCACGTAACCGATGACCGTCTCGCGCTTTATGCAAATTCTGCATATGCCAAAACCATCAGGCAGATTGCCGAAAAAGAAGGCGCCGACGTCGTCATGATGCCGGCAACGGCGCTGGGCAAGGACCTTGCTCCGCGTCTTGCGGTGCAAATGGACGGCGCGATTGCACCCGATGTCACCGATCTCGTTGTCGAGAGCGGTGACATCCACGCCGTGCGTCCCGTGTATGCCGGCAAGGCCCTCATCAAGATCAAAATCAACAGCGTGAAGAAAATCTTCACCCTGCGTCCCAACGTTTTCTCCGCCGGAACGGCGAGTGGAGACGAAGCAGCTGTGGAAGCGTTCGCTCCCGAGCTGACCGATGATGATTTCGCCACGAAGAGCACCGGTACGTCCATCGCCAGCGGCAAGCTGGATGTGACGGAAGCCGTGAATATTGTGTCTGGTGGACGCGGACTGCAGGGTGCCGAGAACTGGAATCTCGTCGAGGACCTGGCCAGCGTGCTTGGTGCAGCCACAGGCGCATCCCGCGCCGTGGTTGATGCCGGTTGGCGTCCCCATGCCGAGCAGGTGGGACAGACGGGCAAGACCGTCTCCCCGAATCTCTACGTCGCCCTCGGCATCAGCGGCGCCATCCAGCACCTCGCCGGCATGTCCTCCAGCAAGTGCATCGTAGCCGTCAACAAAGACAAAGATGCCCCCATCTTCCAGGTCGCCGACTACGGCATCGTGGGGGACGTGTTCGACGTAGTTCCGGCGCTGACAGAGGAATTGAAAACCTTCCTCGCGTAG